In Thermodesulfobacteriota bacterium, the genomic stretch TACAACTGTTTTATGATAATTTGTCCCGGACGCAGGGGGAAAATATTTCCGGGCTCAAATTTAAACCACTAAACCAAGAAAACTGGGATGACCTTGAAACACTATTTGGTGATCGGGGGCTTCCGGAGGGTGCTGGTGCATGTGGTGGCGACTAAAGCGTTCTGAGTACGAGAAGAACAAAGGCAATAAAAACAAAGAATTTATGAGAAGCATCGTGAATTCAGGGGAGATTCCCGGCTTGCTAGCTTATCTCAAAGATAAGTCTATAGCATGGTGCTCGGTGGCACTGAGAGAGAAATTTTCATCTCTGTAACGGTCGAGGGTGCTAAAACGAATCGATGATAAACCGGTATGGTCGATAGTGTGCTTTTTTGTGGACAAGGATTACAGAAACAGGGGAATTACCGTATAATTGCTCAAGGCATGCATTGAGCATGTAAGGAAGAAGGGTGGAAAAATCTTGGAGGGTTATCCCATAGAACCTAAGGAAGAGAAAGATCTTCCGGCATTTGCCTGGACCGGTTTACCAGCGCCTTCAAAGGCGCAGGTTTTGTGGAATGCCTACGCCGCTCGGAAAGACGCCCCTATCATGAGATACTATATAGACTAGGAAAAATGAGGGGGCAAGTCGAAGACTGAAGTCCTGTTTTTTTCCCACAATTGCTGATAATACTTGGATATCGTATTCAAAAAATTTTGATACACATGCTTGCGCCCATGCATCTTCATAATTCACAACCTAAGACTCGACTTTTTTTCAAATCAAGGTTGACAAAAGCGATTATTTAGTATAAAAAAATGCATTTAAAACAGGGGGAAGAAAATAATTGTTCGTACCGAAACATGCCTTCGTAACCAAGGGCGTAGGAAAACACAAAGAAAAACTGACCAGCTTTGAGATGGCACTCCGTGATGCGAAGATTGCCGAATTCAATCTGGTCAAAGTCTCTAGCATATTCCCCCCAAACTGCACATTGATGACCCAATCGGCCGGACTCAAGCGCCTTAAGCCCGGCCAGGTCGTCTATGTAGTGATGAGTGAGAATGCCACCGACGAGCCCCACCGCCTGGTTGCCGCATCGGTAGGAATCGCCATACCCAAGAAATCAAACCATTACGGATACCTTTCCGAACACCACAGCTTCGGTCAGACCGATAGCGCCGCTGGTGATTATGCCGAGGACCTGGCTGCATACATGTTGGCCACCATACTGGGAGCGCCGTTTGACCCGGATAAAAGCTACGATGAGCAAAAAGATATCTGGAAGATAAGCGGACATACGGTGCAGACTAGAAACGTCACTCAGTCCGCCGTAGGGGATAAATACGGCATATGGACCACGGTGATTGCCGCCGTGGTGTTTGTCCCATAAAAAAGTTAAGAGTTGTAAGTTAAAAATGAGAATTGATTATTGACTTCTCACTCTCAGCCATTTGGTTATTCCCTGAGCATTTCCTGAGCCACTTCCAGTGTTTTTTCGGTGACCTTGAGACCGCCAAGCATGCGAGCCAGTTCCTTTACCCTCTCCTCATAACTCAGGGATCTGACCTCCACCCTAGTCCTGCTGTCTTCCGTTAAGGTCTTGGTGACGGTGAAATGGGTATCGGCAAACTTTGCCACCTGCGGAAGATGGGTAATGCAAATAACTTGGTGCGATTGTGAGAGGTTTTTGATCTTGCGGCCAACCGCCTCGGCAATCGCCCCGCCTATCCCGGAGTCCGCTTCATCGAATATCAGAACCAAACCCCCTTCCACTCTTGCCAGAACCTCTTTCAAAACAAGCATTATTCGGGAAAGCTCCCCTCCGGATGCTACCCGGGTAAGGGGCTTGGGATTCTCGTCAGGGTTTCCGGAAAAGAGGAAGGCTACCTTATCACCACCATTATAGGAAAGCTCTTTTGTGGTAAGATCTACCACGAACCTGGCGTTCTTGATCCCTATCTTCTCCAGTTCCTTCTCAACTGCCTTCATCAGTTTTTGTGACGAAGCCCGCCTTTTCTCGGATAGCTCGTAAGCCCTCTTATTGAGAACCAGTTCGACTGCCTTGAGCTGATTCTGCAGGTCTTCCACCTTTCCCTCATAGCCTGAGATATCCCCTAGCTCCTCCTCCATGCTCTTTCTCTTCTGGAGAATTTCCTCTATAGTCCCGCCGTACTTTTTTTTAAGCCTCCTTATTTCCTGAAGCCTGCTATCCACATAATTGAGTCTATCCGGGTCAAAACTTATATTCGCCGCATATTGGCGTAGTGTAAAGGAAGCATCCTGAATCTCCACAACTCCCTTCTCTATGGACTTCGCCGTCTCCAACAGGGTGTCGTCAATCTTCACTGCCTCTTCCACCCGGTTAGCGATTCTCTTAAGGGTATCAAAGACCGATTTCTCCCCTTCGTAAAGTGCCTCATAGGCCTCCTGGGTTATGGAATATAGCCTCTCCGCATTGGCCAGTCTTTTCCTTTCCTCTTCCAGCATTTCATCCTCGGAAACCTGGAGCCTGGCAGCGTCGATTTCTGCACACTGAAACCTAAGGAAATCCTCTCTCTCGACCTGCGTTCTCCGGTTACTTTCGCATTCTTCGAGCTCTTTTTTAAGCCTAATGTATGCCCGATAAACCTCACCGACTTCCTCCGTGTGCACCCTTAGGCCTCCGAACTCGTCGAGCAACTGCAGATGCTTATCCTCTTTCAGGAGTGTCTGATGCTCATGCTGGCTGAACACATCGACTATGCCTTCCGTCAGTTGTTCAAGCATTGAATACGTGGCTATATTGCCGCCGATAAACACACGGCCTTTACCCCTACGGGAAAGTATGCGCCTAATTAAGAGCTGGTCATCCCCCGCCTCAAACCCCAGAGATTCCAGTTTATCCTTTAAATGTTTATTATCACCTATATCGAATAAGGCCTCGACCTGAGCTTCATCCTGTCCGGATTTTATAAGGTCAGACGAGGCCCTGTCGCCGAGGATGATATTTATGGCATCAACTATGATGGATTTCCCGGCCCCGGTCTCACCGGTGATGATGTTTAGGCCTTTCCCGAAATCGATAGACAGGTCATCTATGATGGCAAAGTTCTTCAGGTTGAGTGAAAGGAGCATTAAACCTATTCAAGAAAGCTTTTTAGCATTCCTCCGATATCCGAATCTTCGAGCTTTTCCAGTGCTCTTTTCTCTATCTGCCGTATGCGCTCACGGGTGAGGTTAAAATACCGGCCTATCTCATCTAAGGTATAAGTGGTCTCGTAACCAATTCCAAACCGCATTTTCAGTATCTGCTCTTCCCTGGTTGTAAGGTTGGACAGAGCATCCTTTATCTTACCGGTGAGCATGGCCTTTGCCACAGCCGAATCGGGAGTGAGGGCAGTCTCGTCTGGAATGAATTCAAGGAGGGTGGTTTTTTCCCCGTCAACTATGGGTGAATCTAGATGAAATACATCTTTGGTAGCGTCCAGAACCCTCTTCACTCCCTCGATTGAAATGCCGGATTTTTGGGATATTTCCTCGGGAAGCGGTTTTCTCCCCTTTTCTTTATGAAGCATGGAACTGATCCTGTGCACCTTACTTGCCTGCTCCAGCACATAAACTGGAACCCTTATCGTCCTAGTCTGGTCGAGTAATGACCGGGATATAGCCTGGTGAATCCACCAGGAGGCATAGGTCGAGAATTTGTATCCCTTCGTGTGGTCGAATCTTTCCACCGCCCTCATCAGACCTACGTTACCCTCTTGAATTAAATCGGGAAGCGGCAGCCCCCGACCCATATATCTCTTGGCTATGCTTACTACCAGCCTGAGGTTGGCCTTGACAAACCGGTCCTTAAACCGCCTGGCCGTTTTAAGACACGCTTTTGTCAGTATGCCACGCTTTTTAACGTGATTAGGAGTCACTCCGTCTTTGAAGCCTGTCCTCCTCGACGCCCTTTTTCTGAGCCTTCTCAGGGTTCTCTCTATGCTTCTTATGGAAATACCATCTATCTCGGCAATAGTGTCATCCAGAAAATCACCCAGCTTTTTGTCGAATATCCGCTCCAGGACCCTTTTCACGTCCCTAGCTTTAGCCTCGCATTTTTTGATCTTAGCCGATACCTCCACTTCCTCCCTGGCGGTCAAAAGGGGTTCATTCCCCATTTCCTTGAAATAGACCTGAAGAAGCCTAAATTCCTCGTCCGGAGTCCACTGTTTTCCCTTCTCTTCCGCTTCGCCCCTTGGCGATTCTACCTGGAGGTCAAACTCTGACTCCGCTAATTCGGTTATAATTTTGTCCTCGATATCAATGGTGATAAAAAGCTCTTCCGACCCGTTAATCTCGTCGAGTTGATTATCCGAAAACTTTTTATAGTTATTGCCCTTAGCCCGTTTATTCTTTTGCTTTGGGGCCGGCTTAGAACTAGGCTTAACTCCAGACATTCGCTTTGAAATAGGAAGAAGTGCACCTGTTTCCAATCTTCCCTGTCTCACTCCCAATCCTCCTTGAAAGCTTTTTAGGTTCTTATCTGCCCATCGCCATAAATAATAAATTTTGTGGTGGTCAACTCCTCAACGCCCATCGGGCCAAACGCATGTAATTTCGACGTACTGATTCCTATTTCCGCACCTAAACCGAGCTCATATCCATCGCTGAATCTGGTAGACGCATTCACCAGAATCGTCGATGAATTCACACTATTCAGGAAATACTGGGCATTTTTATAATCCCGGGTAATTATCGCTTCAGTATGCATGGACCCATATTTTTCCACGTGGTCTATGGCTTCGTCTATTCCCTTAACCACTCTTACACTAAGTATAAGGTCAAGGTATTCCGCATACCAGTCCTCTTCACTTGCCTCTTTGACCCGAGGGACAATCTCCTTGGTGCGTGGGCAACCCCTGATCTCAACACCATTTTCCTCAAATTTTTTTACCATCCGTGGCAGGAATTTTTCTGAAACCCCTTCGTGTACCAGGAGCGTCTCCATCGAATTGCATACACCAGGCCGCTGCACCTTGGCATTTAAGCAAATATTTTCAGCCATCTCCAAGTCGGCAAATTCGTCCACAAATATGTGACAAACCCCCTTATAGTGCTTTAATACCGGGATTTTTGAGTTTTCCGATACAAACCTTATCAGACTCTCACCGCCTCGGGGAATAACCAGGTCTATATAATCTTCGAGCTTTAATAGCTCCAGGACCAAAGCCCTGTCCGTGACCGGAACAATTTGAACGGCCTCCCGGGGCAGGCTGTTCTTTTCCAGAGCATCTCCTAATACGGACCCTATAGCCATATTAGACCTTATGGATTCGGACCCGCCCCTCAAAATTACCGAATTTCCAGCCTTCAGGCATAAACCGGCGGCGTCAGCGGTCACGTTCGGTCTTGCTTCATATACTATAGCAACCACCCCTAGCGGGATCCTCATCCTTCCCACCAAAAGGCCGTTGGGTCTCCTCCACATCCGTATCACTTCGCCGACCGGGTCCGGAAGCGAGGCTATTTGTTTTAACCCCTCGGCCATCGACTTGATTCGGGATGGGGTAAGGGTGAGGCGGTCGATAAATGACGGGGATAGACCCCTTTTTTGAGCATCCTCTATGTCTTTATTATTTTCCTCGGCTATGAAACCGGAGTGAGAAATAAGCTCCTCAGCCATAGATATTAGAGCGCTGTTTTTGGATTGGGAAGGAATCTTAGCTAATACTCGAGAAGCCTCTTTGGCCCTTTCTGCTATTTTTGTTGCCAGTTGAATAAATTCGGAGTTAGTAGGTAATATAGTAGCTTTCGATCTCGACATTTAGTCCGGAATTAATTCCTTGCCTTATCATGGGCTTTTTTTAAGATGATAATATATCTGTAAACGCATTGTCAAGCTAAATTTTCATACACCACCGATAGCGACATAGAGAGATATCAGTTTTTTATCGGGTAACTCAACAACGCAATAAAAAACCCCCAATAACGTAAAAAGTATTACATCAATGGGGGTTATAATCGGATTAGATTTACCAGAATAATTAGTTAGCAAGCACTCATACTGTCAGAGCAGGTTTTGCCTGTACCAATCGATAGTTTTTCTAAGTCCGGATTCGAGGCTAGTCTTAGCCTCAAAGCCAAAGTCTAATTTGGCTTTGGAAGTATCCAGCATCCTCTCGGGTTGCCCGTCCGGTTTTTGGCTATCCCATACAACCTCACCTTCATACCCAACCATATCCTTGATTAAGTAAACTAAATCCCTGATCGTGATCCCCCTTCCAGAGCCGATATTGACTGGTTCATATTTATCGTAACGCTCTGTGGCAAGAATAATCCCCTCTGCAGCATCCTCAACGTACAGGAATTCCCTGGACGCTTTCCCGGTTCCCCAAGCCGTGACTTCCTTAGCACCCCTATTTTTAGCATCAAAGAACTTCACAATGAGCGCCGGAATGACATGAGCATCCTCTGGGTCAAAGTGGTCTCCAGGACCGTACAAGTTTACCGGTATGAGATATATGACCTTGAATCCATACTGCTTCCGGTAGGACTGTGCCTGAACCAAGAGCATCTTCTTAGCCAGTCCATAAGGGGCGTTTGTTTCCTCCGGATAGCCGTTCCAAAGATCCTCTTCCCTGAAGGGGACAGGAGTAAACTTCGGATAGGAGCAAACGGTCCCCACCGCCACAAACTTTTCCACCCCGGCCTGCCTGGCTGCTTCGATCAGTTGTATACCCATTATGGCATTATCGTAGAAAAGCTCACCCGGATATTTCAAATTAAAACCTATACCACCTACCTTTGCCGCTAGGTGAATGACTATATCAACCCCTTTCACAGCCTTTAAACAATTCTCCCATATTCTGAGATCGCACTCCTTACTTCTGGGGATTACCAGGTTGTCCCTTTTTGCCCCTCTATCCATGAGTTTCTCAACTATGAAGGTGCCGAGAAAGCCGGCACCGCCGGTAACTAAAATGCGTTTAGTCCTTAGCTCGTAGCTCATAGCTCTTTAACCCTTTTTCATAGTTCCTAGCTCATAGAATTTCCGATAGAATTAATTAAACTCGAAATCTTTCTCCCAACCTCACTACCGGAGCCTTTTAATTCATCGAGTTGGGCTCCATCAATCCAGTTTTTCTTATGAAGTATCATTAATAAAGTAATAGTTTCGTATAAAGAACCACGAGCGATGTAAAGAAACTGAATAAATTCCCGCTTTGAATATCTGCCCTTACCCTCAGCTATATTCATTGCTATAGAGGTTGCCGATGATTCCAATTGCTCAACCAGCCTATAGTGTTTTCTGTTGGTATTATTGAGTTTATCTCCAATATCTATAACCTTATCGGCAAAATTAATCGCCTTCTGCCACACTTCCAGATCTTCAAACCCGAATTTAACATTGTTAGCTCTAAACTTTTTGCCCATCTTTGTACCCGTTCGATAATTCCTACTTCATAACTAATACTATCAACTATGAACCATCAACAATGAGCAGAATTAATCCACTTTCCACCACCTGTTTGGAAATTTCTCCCTTAGCACCCGGTCACCTTCCCCCACCGGCTCAAGGCCCATCCTTCTCATGTCCGCATCAACCATAATTCTTACTAAATCGCGAAAACTAACCTTTGGCTCCCAACCTAGCGCTTCCCTGGCTTTGGATGAATCGGCCCTCAATGCCTCGACCTCGGTAGGACGAAAATACTTGGGGTCGATCTTTACATGCTCCCTCCAGTCGAGCCCCACGTAGGAAAAAGCCTCCTCCAGGAACTCCTTGATAGAATGGCTCTCGCCCACACCGATGACAAAGTCATCGGGCTCGGGCCTCTGGAGCATTTTCCACGTCATTTCCACATATTCCGGGGCAAATCCCCAATCCCTCATCGGGTCGAGGTTACCCAGAAAAATGTATTTGTATTTACCGGAGAGTATCATTGCAACCCCCCTGCTAATCTTCCTGGTGACAAAGGTTTCGCTTCTTCTGGGGGATTCGTGGTTAAAGAGGATCCCGCTGACCGCAAACAGGTTATATCCATCCCGGTAGTTAATGGCCGTCCAGTGGGCCATCAACTTAGCACAGGCATAAGGGCTTCGCGGTTGAAAGGGCGTTTCTTCACTCTGAGGCGGTGGGGACATCCCAAACATCTCGCTGCTGGAGGCTTGATAAAATCGGCAATTGTTGCCGCTCTTGCGTATAGCCTCCAAAATCCTTATCGTCCCCAGCCCGGTTATGTCTCCGCTGTATTCCGGCATGTCAAAGCTCACCCGCACATGGCTCTGTGCGGCCAGATGGTAGATCTCCGCAGGCCGAATATTATAGATCAGGTTGGTGAGCTGGCCGGAATCGGAAATATCACCGTAATGGAGAAACAGCCTCGCCTGTGGCTCATGCGGGTCGACATAAAGGTGTTCCAACCTTTCGGTGTTGAAGGTGCTGGATCTCCTGATCAAGCCATGAACCTCGTAGTCTAACGAGAGCAGCAGCTCCGCCAGATAAGAGCCGTCTTGGCCGGTTATACCGGTGATAAGCGCCTTCTTCATCCCATATTCTCCATAATCCGGTTGATTTTAATAGTTGCTGATTCACTTAATCTTACAGTTTGTATAAAGAACGTATTGCTCACACTTTACAATAGTAATTGCCCATGACCAGGACATCCATTTTAGTCCTCGAAAAACAGTTTGCCGCATCGGCAGGCGTATTCACTATAGGCTCGTTTTCGTTGAATGAAGTGTTAAGCAGCATTGGAACCCCGGTTAAATTGAAGAACTCACGAATTAGACTATAGTATCTTAAATTTGTACTTCTGGAAACCGTTTGTAATCTTCCAGTACCATCCACATGCACTACAGCCGGTATAAATCTTCTTTTTTCAGCCTTTACCACGTATATTTTTTCCATGAAAGGAACGGGCGAGGCCCCTTCAAACCATTCCGACACAAAATCCTCGAGCACGGAAGGGGCAAAGGGTCTAAAGCCCTCTCTTCTTTTTATCCTCTCATTCAATATAGTCCTCATACCCTCTTTTCTCGGGTCGACGAGGATGCTTCTGTTTCCCAAAGCCCTCGGCCCCCATTCCGTCCTCCCCTGAAACCATCCAACTACCCTGCCGTCGGCTATATCCTTGGCCGTTTTCTCATAAAGCTCCTGGTCGTTTAATTTAATGTACTTAAGACCATACTCGTTCAAGGCTATCTCTATCTGCTCATCGGAAAACGTAGGTCCCCAGTAAGCGCTATCCATCACAAATCCTCTATCGTTGCCCAAGAATACACTCCACAGCCAAACGGCAGCGCCGATTGCCGTACCGGCATCGTAAGAGGCAGGTGGGATATACAACTCTTTAAACGGAGTCATATCCCCTATCTTCCCGTTCGCCAACGAGTTCTGGATGCAGCCGCCGGCTAGGGCAATTTTATCCGTCCCCGCCTTCCGATGGACGTGGTTCAACATGTGGAAAAAAGCCTCCTCGTACATGGCCTGCATCGAGGAAGCGATATCCTTATGGCGTGCGGATATACTTTCACCGCTCTGTCTAGGGCTTCCTAAAAGCTCGATCAACTTGTCCGAAAAAAGCCTCCCCAGAGTAGGCTCCCCGTTTTCCCAGACCATATCCACCCCTTCCTTGTGATGGACAAAAAAGGAGGTATCCAACTCAAAAAGGCCATTGTCTTTGAGCTTCACTACTTTTCTCATCTCGTTTAAATAAGCCGGCCTACCGAACGAGGAGAGCCCCATCACCTTGTATTCGTCCCCGTATTTCCAAAACCCCAGAAACTGGGTCAAGGCCGTATAAAAAATCCCTAATGAATGAGGGTATTCCACCCAGTCCAGAATTTCGATTTTATTTCCACTGCCTATCCCCCTCATGGCGCTCAGAAAATCGCCGAACCCATCTACCGAGACACAGGCGGCACGGTCGAAAGGAGATACCAGATAGGCGCTTCCCAAATGGGCCCTATGATGCTCAACATTCTGAACCCTTGCTCTTATACTCGAAGCTTTAACCCCAAAGGCACGAGCTAGGCCCTCTTTGACGTCGCTAATCCTAGACACGCTCTGCAACCTGTCCTTGAGAAAACCGATTCTGGGCGTTTTCGTCAGCACCCGAAGAATCTTTTTGTGAATGTGTGCAGACGGGTTTCTGGAAATGGCGATATAATCGACTTCCCCGATGTCGATGCCGCCATACTGGAGACACCATTTAACGGCCTCGACGGGAAGCCCCGCCCAGTGTTTTATCCTTCGAATTCTCTCCTCCTCGATAGCACAGACCAGCTCTCCGTCTGACAACAGACAGGCCGATGAATCGCCATGATAGGCGTTTACACCCAGTATGTACAAGGAACCCCTCCTTACGACAAATCGAAATTATCGATACGATAGCTGGGGAAATAAAGCCGGATGGTTTGTGATAGCTACAATAAAATGGATAAAAGCCAAATTTAAATAGGCTTACTCTAATATCAAAGCTTATTCCCTCTCGATTCCCACTTAGCCCTGAGTGTAATCCAGAGGGAGAGCAGGATAAACCTGAGGTCCATCTCCAGGCATTGACGTCTTAAATATATGAAGTCATACCTGAACTTCTGTCTTCTAGAGATATCCCTTGGGGCATAGATCTGGGCTACCCCGGTAAGACCCGGTCTTATGGAGTGGCGCTTACTGCAACCTGGTATCATTTCAAGCGGAATAGGTCTATTGCCGTTTGAGGGAGACGCCTTTACTTCTATCTCCGCAGGAAGAAGGGCACGTGGACCCACGATGCTCATGTCACCCTTGAGAACATTCCATAGCTGGGGGATCTCGTCCATGGCCGTGGCTCTCAGCACCCGGCCGACCCGGGTTATTCTTTTGTCGTTTTGCCCCGCTTGAAGTGGGCCGAAACGTACATCAGAGTCTGCCACCATAGTGCGAAACTTGTAGGTTCTAAAAAATCTGCCACCTAGGCCAACACGCTCCGAGCAGTAGAATATGGGCCAGCCATCCTCAAGCCAGATAGCCAGGGCGATGATTATGGAGATAGGAAAACTAAAAATAAGTCCAAGTAAGGATACGGCAATATCCAGGTATCTCTTTAAAGAATACTCCCTGACCCGAACCGTCGTGAATAACCCATGCGTATAGGAGTTATCATAACTTCCGTTAAGCTTGGCTGGATAGGTATCAGTAACACTGTAGACAGCCTTATGATTAAACCCGGAAACATCAGCCAGCTCATTAGAGTGGCTGCCAGAATAAGCGGTGTCCCAGACTGCCCCTATATCTCCATCGGTTATTCGTAGCTGGTCTTCTTTATACACCCTCCATCTCCTTCAAGAGTTGGGGACCAATTAGGCCCTGTCGTGTGGCTACTCAAGAGATCACGCTCGACGAATTACCCTCGCGCTATCGCCTTAAGTCTTTTATCAAAACCTGAAGGTTAAAACAATAGTACTATGGGAGTAATTTAGTACTAGTACTGGTCCACAGCTAAAAAGGGATTATATGAAGAAGACCGGGGTTTACCCCCTTATCTTGTGAAGAACTGGGGAATCTTGGAGAGGTTCTTAGACAATAGCGTTAGAATAGCTAGGTTTAGACCATTAATTCTGAGGGCCCTATAGTCCTCGACTGTTTTTCTCACCAAGCCCTTTATGCTACCGTTACTTATTCCACCCGTCCTCATCTTGATTAAAACCTCCGGTATATAGCAGGTAGTTATCTTTTGCCTGGCCAACAACCTCAACACCATCTCATAATCGGCGGCGATTTTGAGGTTCGTATTAAAGCGACCGTATTTTTCATAAACTTCCCTTTTTACAAAAAAGGTGGGATGTGGAGGCATCCAACCCCACCTGAGCATACCTTCCTTATATTCTCCGGCCCTCCAGTATCTTATGAGCCTGCTGCCGTCTTTATTCACATAAACCAGGTCGCCATAAGCGCTTTGAACATCGTACCGGGCAAAGGCCTCCGCCATTTTTTCTATAACCCTGTCGCTGGCGTAGAAATCATCGGAGTGTAAGATCCCGACGACATCTCCCGTCGCCATTCCTATACCTTTATTGATGGCATCATAAATTCCCTGGTCGGGTTCGCTTATCCATTTTGAAATTCCGTGCTCATATTTTTTTATAACGTCCAGAGTCCCATCCGAAGATTTGCCGTCAATCACTATGTATTCTAGATTTTTATAAGTCTGCCCCAGCACACTTTTTATACACTGTTCTATGTTGATTACATTATTAAAAACAACAGTTAATATGGAAATCTTCATGTTCGCCATGTTAAAGTGGGGATATTGTATTGCGAAGTAGTTTGTACCCGGCCGTTCAGATTATCAGTGCGGGCAAAAGTGGTTAATGCAAACAAAACCCATATTTCCCCCGAGGACATATCCTAAAACCGCGGTTGTTGATTCATTATCGGGATATACTAAGCCCCCCGGTTTCAGCCAAAGCGAGCAAATAATTCAAAGCGATTCTGGCCGAGAAATTCAATCTTATAGCCAATGGCTCTAAGAAAATGGAGAAGTGGAACTTCGTTTTTCTGGTCGTCGATGGCTATAAAAAGCCTAGGCTTATATTGCCTTAAAGTCCTCTCCGCGCCGAGTATCACATCCAGCTCAGCCCCCTCCACGTCTATTTTAATTATGTCAGGAGGCTTTATAACCCCGGCAGCAAGGAGATTATCCATACTATCCACTGGCACGATAAGTTTTGTCGGTTCTTGGCTTAAACATCCTACTTCCGAGCCACAACTATCGCTGAAAAACATATACTCTCTTTTCCTTCCCAATGCTATCGGAGAAATAGCCACATTAGTAACGCCATTCATATCCATGTGTTTTCGCAAGTACACAAGATTCCTGGGATTCGGCTCGAATGCATATACAAATCCGTCGCTGCCACACAATCTTGCGAATAGTAGTGTAAAAAACCCGACATGGGCCCCTACATCGTATGCTATCATACCATTCCGGGAATGACTCGAAATGGCCTTTTGCTTGAAGAATTCATAGTCTCCGAACCAGTATCCATGAACACCACTGCCCACTATCCAGTAATAGTTCCTATTGTATCCCTGTAGGATTTTTATCCGGGAAGATTTAGGAATAACATTAAGTGGAAATCTCAATACCCTCCCGATAAAGCTTTTATTGTCTATTTTAGAAACATTAAAGACCTTCATATGGCACCCTGGAGCCGTTGCCCATATTCATCGAATCTCTTTTAAAAGCGAGTTATAAATCTCGACCCCCGTCGCACTCACGCTGGCACTATAGTTCATGTCGATACTGTTAGCCCGTTCATCGATATTTTTTATCCTAGCATCGTCCGGTATTCCTCGGCCGAAAATCCAATCTCCGACCTGGAAATTATCGATGCTAGAAACATTGGTTATTCGATTACTAGCCTTGGCCAAGTCCCCAGTTGCTATTATGTTATTAACAAAGTTGGCACGAAGTATGTTAACCGATGATGGAGTGTAGGATGTATCAATGTCCGTCGCTAGCAATTTTGACGTTATCATATTACCGTCGACAGCCGACACCCGTAATACTGGCAGCAACCAGGTGTACCCGAGCATTGAACGCTCCCTGGGCTGGAAAAAACTGAAGAGAAAGTGACGTAGGAACTCGACGTAGTCAAAGCTTCTTCCCGAGGGAGCATAACGGGATTGCCAATATAAATAATCTCCCACTTGAAACTTTTCTGGATAGTCAGTCTTAAAAGAGATGCTGTTTGAACTGAGAGCGATGCCGGATATAGCCACACTAACATGATGAGAAGGTCTTTTAATTTGAAACCTTTTTCCGGTATCGGACTCGATTATTTCATATGTGTTTGGGGATATGGACAATCTCCTTGGAACAACCTTGGTTTTATGGGTATCAGATATCGCTTTTAAGGGCGGGTCAAAGGAAAGAACCGAGCGCTGGACGTTCAACTTGTATTCACCGTACAGTTGAGA encodes the following:
- a CDS encoding sigma-70 family RNA polymerase sigma factor, with protein sequence MRQGRLETGALLPISKRMSGVKPSSKPAPKQKNKRAKGNNYKKFSDNQLDEINGSEELFITIDIEDKIITELAESEFDLQVESPRGEAEEKGKQWTPDEEFRLLQVYFKEMGNEPLLTAREEVEVSAKIKKCEAKARDVKRVLERIFDKKLGDFLDDTIAEIDGISIRSIERTLRRLRKRASRRTGFKDGVTPNHVKKRGILTKACLKTARRFKDRFVKANLRLVVSIAKRYMGRGLPLPDLIQEGNVGLMRAVERFDHTKGYKFSTYASWWIHQAISRSLLDQTRTIRVPVYVLEQASKVHRISSMLHKEKGRKPLPEEISQKSGISIEGVKRVLDATKDVFHLDSPIVDGEKTTLLEFIPDETALTPDSAVAKAMLTGKIKDALSNLTTREEQILKMRFGIGYETTYTLDEIGRYFNLTRERIRQIEKRALEKLEDSDIGGMLKSFLE
- a CDS encoding arginine decarboxylase, pyruvoyl-dependent, whose translation is MFVPKHAFVTKGVGKHKEKLTSFEMALRDAKIAEFNLVKVSSIFPPNCTLMTQSAGLKRLKPGQVVYVVMSENATDEPHRLVAASVGIAIPKKSNHYGYLSEHHSFGQTDSAAGDYAEDLAAYMLATILGAPFDPDKSYDEQKDIWKISGHTVQTRNVTQSAVGDKYGIWTTVIAAVVFVP
- a CDS encoding glutamate-5-semialdehyde dehydrogenase, yielding MSRSKATILPTNSEFIQLATKIAERAKEASRVLAKIPSQSKNSALISMAEELISHSGFIAEENNKDIEDAQKRGLSPSFIDRLTLTPSRIKSMAEGLKQIASLPDPVGEVIRMWRRPNGLLVGRMRIPLGVVAIVYEARPNVTADAAGLCLKAGNSVILRGGSESIRSNMAIGSVLGDALEKNSLPREAVQIVPVTDRALVLELLKLEDYIDLVIPRGGESLIRFVSENSKIPVLKHYKGVCHIFVDEFADLEMAENICLNAKVQRPGVCNSMETLLVHEGVSEKFLPRMVKKFEENGVEIRGCPRTKEIVPRVKEASEEDWYAEYLDLILSVRVVKGIDEAIDHVEKYGSMHTEAIITRDYKNAQYFLNSVNSSTILVNASTRFSDGYELGLGAEIGISTSKLHAFGPMGVEELTTTKFIIYGDGQIRT
- a CDS encoding GDP-L-fucose synthase, which produces MSYELRTKRILVTGGAGFLGTFIVEKLMDRGAKRDNLVIPRSKECDLRIWENCLKAVKGVDIVIHLAAKVGGIGFNLKYPGELFYDNAIMGIQLIEAARQAGVEKFVAVGTVCSYPKFTPVPFREEDLWNGYPEETNAPYGLAKKMLLVQAQSYRKQYGFKVIYLIPVNLYGPGDHFDPEDAHVIPALIVKFFDAKNRGAKEVTAWGTGKASREFLYVEDAAEGIILATERYDKYEPVNIGSGRGITIRDLVYLIKDMVGYEGEVVWDSQKPDGQPERMLDTSKAKLDFGFEAKTSLESGLRKTIDWYRQNLL
- the recN gene encoding DNA repair protein RecN, with translation MLLSLNLKNFAIIDDLSIDFGKGLNIITGETGAGKSIIVDAINIILGDRASSDLIKSGQDEAQVEALFDIGDNKHLKDKLESLGFEAGDDQLLIRRILSRRGKGRVFIGGNIATYSMLEQLTEGIVDVFSQHEHQTLLKEDKHLQLLDEFGGLRVHTEEVGEVYRAYIRLKKELEECESNRRTQVEREDFLRFQCAEIDAARLQVSEDEMLEEERKRLANAERLYSITQEAYEALYEGEKSVFDTLKRIANRVEEAVKIDDTLLETAKSIEKGVVEIQDASFTLRQYAANISFDPDRLNYVDSRLQEIRRLKKKYGGTIEEILQKRKSMEEELGDISGYEGKVEDLQNQLKAVELVLNKRAYELSEKRRASSQKLMKAVEKELEKIGIKNARFVVDLTTKELSYNGGDKVAFLFSGNPDENPKPLTRVASGGELSRIMLVLKEVLARVEGGLVLIFDEADSGIGGAIAEAVGRKIKNLSQSHQVICITHLPQVAKFADTHFTVTKTLTEDSRTRVEVRSLSYEERVKELARMLGGLKVTEKTLEVAQEMLRE